The Chrysiogenia bacterium DNA window CGGACAGACACGGAGCACAGTCATGGCACATAAAAAAGCAGGTGGTAGTTCCCGCAACGGTCGCGACTCCAATGGACAGCGCCGCGGCGTCAAGCGTTACGGCGGCCAGGTCGTCAAGCCCGGCAACATCCTGATCCGTCAGCTCGGCACCAAGATCTACCCTGGCCAGAACGTGGTCATGGGCAAGGATTACACCCTGCACGCCACGTGCGCGGGCACCGTGCGCTACGAGCGCTGGGGCCGCGACCGCAAGCGCGTGCACATCGACCCGGTGGAGGCGCCTGCCAGCTAAGGCGGGAGCGACCCTAACCGGCACGCCCCGCAGCCCGGCGGATTACCAGAGTCCGCGGCCTGCGGGGTTTTTGCGTACAGCGCATCAGACTGTTTGAAACCATGAAGTTCGTCGACGAAGTCACCATCCACGCCCAGGCCGGCAACGGCGGCAACGGCGCCATCGCATTCCGCCGGGAAAAATACGTCCCGCGCGGCGGTCCATCGGGTGG harbors:
- the rpmA gene encoding 50S ribosomal protein L27; the protein is MAHKKAGGSSRNGRDSNGQRRGVKRYGGQVVKPGNILIRQLGTKIYPGQNVVMGKDYTLHATCAGTVRYERWGRDRKRVHIDPVEAPAS